The sequence CCGGGCCGAGCGCGATCGTTTGCCCGCCCAGGGCCGAGGCGACCGGCCCCCACTCTCCCTTGGGGTCGGAGGGCACGTAGATCTTGTAGCCGTGCGCGATGGCGCGCAGCGCGATGCTCTTGGCGAGCGCGGACTTGCCTGTCCCGATGATCCCGGCGATCACGCCGTTGGGGTTGGTGAAGCCCTCGACGCGGCCGGAGGCGTACAGGGCGAAGGGGTCGTAGCAGAAGGCGGCGTCGGCGTGGACGTCGCGCCCGATGTAGAGGCCCTCGGCGCCGAGGCCACCCTCGGCGAGGAAGGGGTAGGCGCCCGAGACGACTGCCGTGGTCAGCCGGTGGGCGGGCAGACGGAGCTTCCCGCCGCGCGCGGAGGCGGGGCCGGGCCTGCCGGAGGCCGGATAGGTGGCCCGCATTTCGGAGTCGAGCCCTGGCGTGGGCTCCTCGCGGTCGCTCTGTCCGGCGGTGGCTGCGCGGCGGCGGGCGGCGGCGAGGCGGGCGCGGTGGACCTTGCGCTCGGGGCGGTCGGGCCGCTGGGTGGGGGAGAAGAAGGGGGAGGCGATGGCGCGGCGCATGAAGTCCTCGTGTCAGGTGCGGAGTTCGGCGGCGGTGGCCCGGCGGCGGATGAGCCGTACGGCGCCGTGGTGGCGTCGGCACAGGTGGGTGGGCGCGGGGCGCGGCCTGGGTACGGCGTGGGCGGCGCGGTGCAGGAGGTCGGTCAACTGCCAGGCGCGAAGCCGTGCTTCGCGTAGTGGTGTGGCGACTTCCCGGATCGGGGTGGCGCGCTCGGCGTGGACATCGAGGAGGCGTAGCAGGGCGCATCCGAGGTCGTGGAGAGCGTCGAGGTCGTCCGGGCCGGCGAGGAAGGGCCCGGTGCAGGTGGCGCGGTGCAGGTCGAGGGCGGTGGCGGCGAGCGGGAGCAGGCCGTCGGGTGGGGGCGGTTCAGGCTGGTGCATCGGGTTGCCCGCTTATGCCGCGAGGGCCAGCGAGAGCGCGGCGCTCGTGAACGCTTCGGCCTGCTGCATGAGGAGGGGGCGAAGGTCGAGCTGGGCTGCGACGGCCGCCGTCTCGATCGTGGCGCAGGCGGCGCGCAAGTCCTTGTCGTTCTCGGCGGACACGGTGATCAGCCCGGTCAGCGCGACATCGGCGTGCCCGGCGATCAACTGTCGTTCCCGGTCGCGGACATCGGCGTACTCGGTGCTGTCCGCCTCGGATTCCACCTGTCCGCGCCGGGCGCGCTCGGCGGCGTCCGCGATGATCGCGGACTTCCGGCGGCGTACGTCGCGCAGCGCGGAATCCAGGCCCTGCGGTGTGTAGATGAGGGAGAGGGAGCGGCGTACCCCGGCGGAGAACTGGACGGGGTGGAGGAAGGCGGCGCTCACGGCCGTGCGGGGCCAGTTCTCCACCCAGTAGGTGGCGTGGACGGCGGAGTCGGTGCTGATCCGGTCCCGGTGCTCGACGAGGACGATGGGCCCGGCGGCGGTCGGCGCGGCGGCGGGCAGGGGGCCCTCGCTCCAGGAGTCGAGGGCGGGAAGGGCTGCCGGGTCGTACGCGGAGCGGGTCACGGCGGCGATCTGCCCGGCGGTGAGCCATCCGGAAGAGGTGAGCCCGGCATCGCGCAGGGCCTGCTCGGCGGTCGAGGTGAGCTGGGCGAGCACGCCGAAGGCGCCGCTCAGGCCGCCGCCTGTCTGCGCGGCGAGGCGTCGGGTCGCCTTGAGGTCGAGGGCGAGCGCGACGTACATCTCGTGCGGTGCCGCCGCCGGGCCCGCCGAGGCGATCAGCTCCTCGTACAAGGCCCCGGCCCCGGGGGCGTGCGGGGCGCCGTGTTCGGCCCAGTAACGGCGCAGGGCGTCGCCGGAGCCGGGCACGGTCCGCTCCAGGACCTGGACGCGCGCCACGTGGCCGGTGCGGGCGAGCGCGGCGAGCGCGCGGCCCCACCCCGCGACGTTGGCCTGCTGGGTGGCCGGGTCCAGGAGGGCGAAGGCGCGCGAGGAGACGCGTAGCACG comes from Streptomyces sp. Tu6071 and encodes:
- a CDS encoding DUF6238 family protein, yielding MHQPEPPPPDGLLPLAATALDLHRATCTGPFLAGPDDLDALHDLGCALLRLLDVHAERATPIREVATPLREARLRAWQLTDLLHRAAHAVPRPRPAPTHLCRRHHGAVRLIRRRATAAELRT
- a CDS encoding SCO6880 family protein encodes the protein MPETLSPTVKFPHRSRRGVLAGLSTAQLALAALSGLLLLLVVLLGGVLTALALLPLWAFLLALTLGRRRGRPLPDWTPVVLRYALRRIRHQLLWLRRPGSRPVRDGLLHLPGRAASLRVVTSGDGRLSAVHDPHGATLTAVLRVSSRAFALLDPATQQANVAGWGRALAALARTGHVARVQVLERTVPGSGDALRRYWAEHGAPHAPGAGALYEELIASAGPAAAPHEMYVALALDLKATRRLAAQTGGGLSGAFGVLAQLTSTAEQALRDAGLTSSGWLTAGQIAAVTRSAYDPAALPALDSWSEGPLPAAAPTAAGPIVLVEHRDRISTDSAVHATYWVENWPRTAVSAAFLHPVQFSAGVRRSLSLIYTPQGLDSALRDVRRRKSAIIADAAERARRGQVESEADSTEYADVRDRERQLIAGHADVALTGLITVSAENDKDLRAACATIETAAVAAQLDLRPLLMQQAEAFTSAALSLALAA